One genomic region from Scomber scombrus chromosome 19, fScoSco1.1, whole genome shotgun sequence encodes:
- the LOC134000392 gene encoding cannabinoid receptor type 1B-like, protein MRLHSIAGTTMSLLTTGVQYLGSNDASYDDLSADSSLIKNGFHFEKSYSSSVSNSFPGLIPENKELIYGGLAPVFPTNISDFLLGNGTSVESGGAAQCGEDLVDNMECFMILTPGQQLAVAILALTLGTFTVLENLMVLCVILHSQTLRSRPSYHFIGSLAVADLIGSIIFVYSFLDFHVLHRKDSPNIFLFKLAGVIASFTASVGSLFLTAIDRYISIHRPMAYKRIVTKTKAVIAFSVMWTISIVISLLPLLGWNCKRLNSVCSDIFPLIDQKYLMFWIGMTSILVLFIIYAYIFILWKSHHHAVRMLSRSSQRSVIVYTAEGTKVQTMRPEQARMDLRLAKTLVLILVALIICWGPLLAIMVYDLFGKVNDFIKTVFAFCSMLCLLNSTVNPVIYAMRSKDLRRAFLNICNVCRGTTHTLDNSGESDWNSRSVRGTTGGAGKDGASCGAMRVKVAQVTVSGVTETSTADQV, encoded by the coding sequence ATGAGGTTGCACAGTATAGCAGGCACCACAATGAGTTTGCTAACAACAGGTGTGCAGTATCTTGGCTCCAACGATGCCAGCTATGATGACCTTTCCGCTGACTCAAGCCTGATCAAGAACGGGTTCCACTTTGAGAAATCTTACTCTTCCTCTGTCAGTAACTCCTTTCCTGGACTCATCCCTGAAAACAAAGAGTTAATTTATGGTGGTCTTGCTCCTGTTTTCCCCACCAACATATCAGACTTTCTGCTGGGTAATGGGACCTCTGTGGAGAGTGGAGGGGCAGCACAGTGTGGGGAGGACCTTGTGGACAACATGGAGTGTTTTATGATTCTGACTCCTGGTCAGCAGCTTGCAGTTGCCATTTTGGCACTCACTCTGGGGACATTCACAGTGCTGGAGAACCTCATGGTGTTGTGTGTGATCCTGCACTCACAGACACTTCGATCTCGGCCTTCCTACCACTTCATAGGCAGCCTGGCTGTGGCTGATCTGATAGGCAGCATCATTTTTGTCTACAGCTTCCTGGACTTCCATGTGCTTCACAGGAAGGACAGCCCCAATATTTTCCTCTTCAAGCTGGCTGGGGTCATCGCCTCCTTCACTGCCTCTGTAGGCAGTCTGTTCCTCACTGCAATCGATCGCTACATCTCCATCCACAGGCCTATGGCATACAAACGCATTGTCACAAAGACCAAAGCAGTCATCGCCTTCAGTGTGATGTGGACCATTTCCATTGTCATCTCATTGCTTCCGCTGCTTGGCTGGAACTGCAAACGTCTCAACTCCGTCTGCTCGGACATTTTCCCTCTAATCGACCAAAAGTACCTGATGTTCTGGATCGGGATGACAAGCATCTTGGTCCTGTTCATCATCTACGCTTACATATTCATTCTCTGGAAATCCCACCACCATGCTGTCCGCATGCTGAGCCGCAGCTCCCAGAGAAGTGTGATCGTCTACACAGCAGAGGGGACTAAAGTTCAGACAATGAGGCCCGAGCAGGCCCGGATGGACCTGCGTCTGGCCAAGACTCTGGTTCTGATCCTGGTGGCCCTCATCATCTGCTGGGGCCCGCTTCTAGCCATCATGGTTTACGACCTCTTTGGGAAGGTGAACGACTTCATCAAGACTGTGTTCGCCTTTTGCAGCATGCTTTGCCTGCTCAACTCCACCGTGAACCCTGTGATCTACGCCATGAGGAGCAAGGACCTGCGCAGGGCCTTCCTCAACATCTGCAATGTGTGCCGGGGAACAACGCATACGCTGGACAACAGCGGTGAGAGTGACTGGAACAGCAGGAGTGTGAGAGGCACAACGGGCGGGGCAGGGAAAGACGGAGCCAGCTGTGGAGCGATGAGAGTAAAAGTAGCCCAGGTTACAGTTTCTGGAGTGACTGAGACTTCTACTGCAGACCAAGTCTAA
- the LOC134000393 gene encoding akirin-2-like, protein MACGATLKRTMDFDPLMSPTSPKRRRCIPVAPSSSSSSPRKYLRMEPSPFGESSSRLSAEQILNSIKQEYKRIQKRKHLDGGYQQSECCYSPESPSQSSTMNVSNMPGTSSGGVSPTRKEQPLFTLRQVGMICERLLKEREDKVREEYEETMTSKLAEQYDTFVKFTHDQLMRRFGEQPASYVS, encoded by the exons ATGGCGTGTGGAGCCACCCTGAAGAGGACCATGGATTTCGATCCCCTGATGAGTCCTACTTCCCCCAAAAGACGAAGATGCATCCCCGTGGCCCCAtcgtcctcatcctcatccCCCAGGAAGTACCTCAGAATGGAGCCCTCGCCATTTGGGGAATCGTCGTCGAGACTCAGTGCAG AACAAATCCTCAACAGCATCAAGCAGGAGTACAAACGCATTCAAAAGAGGAAGCATCTAGATGGAGGCTACCAACAGTCAGAGTGCTGCTATTCTCCAGAGTCCCCATCCCAGTCGTCTACTATGAATGTTTCCAACATGCCAG GGACGTCTTCTGGAGGCGTTTCTCCGACTAGGAAAGAACAGCCATTATTCACTCTCAGACAAGTTGGAATGATCTGTGAACGCCTGCTGAAAGAAAGGGAAGATAAGGTGCGGGAGGAATACGAAGAGACCATGACTTCAAAATTGGCAG AACAATATGACACCTTTGTGAAGTTCACACATGATCAGCTAATGCGACGATTTGGGGAGCAACCTGCAAGCT atGTTTCCTGA
- the orc3 gene encoding origin recognition complex subunit 3, whose protein sequence is MSTSSVSKGCFVFKPSAKKKKTSLGLEDYFSQGCEGDESSEARFRLCHDLWDKIKADTEVLQDELNRKILDSLLDFTRKCSSTRQHSDWASQMRASEIPTAALVLGVNVPDHDMTFQSLSDLLQQSVTPHVVSVQAKECGALKHLMKRVLEKLMNTVVAVDDDEEEEAEQTSTPHHKSTHCSLSTLCDWYNSKTKKAHTPGKKRSSPAKDEQQQPPVVIIFKDLEAFNPRVLQDFILICSRYIERVPLMFIFGIATSPSTIQHMLPHSVSSLLCIELFQSLSCTQHLATVIDKMILTHHFPFKLNGKVMQVLISIFLYHDFSVRNFIKGVQLALLEHFHSQPLSVLCCKKKQALLNVTQLSQSDLEKIRQLPSFRSYVETQESEEQVNLLKNDTHLKEVCTKLLKDLHKYHKNYYPVLRCLHTLTSSLPRYPLGKQIRELHLICLEKNVWENEDYQSAMKLLKMLAKDELITSLQRCIEILQPVKSKRMRNACVQLEDLLTKLKQLDTAPIETVPSVEESITSPLKNLQKKTNLFQLQKTLLEMNESRRAKKLSPFEILRNEAIEFIDSLVKSHLSPPECQTLNEVCYYGSSGSVRRHLNATPRTSIQAALSSPYYFLQNVSLKSEDGTVSNAAPDICIAYKLHLECGRLINLYDWLEAYSIVVSAAEGVDPESDSYGKVDEVKHARFIRAVSELEFLGFIKSTKQKTDHVARLTWGGC, encoded by the exons ATGAGTACTTCGTCAGTTTCAAAG ggctgttttgttttcaagcCAAGCGCCAAGAAGAAAAAGACCTCGCTCGGTTTGG AGGATTATTTCAGTCAAGGCTGTGAAGGTGATGAGAGCAGCGAAGCACGATTCAGACTCTGTCATGATCTGTGGGACAAAATCAAAGCAGACACAGAG GTTTTACAGGATGAACTCAACAGGAAAATCCTGGACAGCCTGCTGGACTTTACCAGGAAGTGCTCTTCCACACGCCAACACAGTGACTGGGCATCTCAAATGAGGGCCAGCGAGATCCCCACAGCAGCTCTCGTGCTTG GAGTGAATGTCCCGGACCATGACATGACCTTTCAGAGCCTGTCTGACCTGCTGCAGCAGTCTGTCACTCCTCATGTAGTCTCTGTACAGGCCAAAGAGTGTGGAG CATTGAAGCATTTGATGAAGAGGGTCTTGGAGAAGCTGATGAATACCGTAGTGgctgttgatgatgatgaggaggaggaagctgaGCAGACGAGCACTCCTCACCACAAGAGCACACATTGCTCCCTGAGCACCCTCTGTGATTGGTACAATTCAAAAACAAAG AAAGCCCACACTCCTGGAAAAAAGCGTAGTTCTCCAGCCAAAGATGAGCAACAGCAGCCCCCCGTCGTAATTATTTTCAAAGATTTGGAGGCTTTCAATCCAAGAGTTCTTCAAGATTTCATACTCATCTGCAG CCGGTACATTGAACGTGTTCCACTGATGTTCATCTTTGGTATCGCCACATCACCTAGCACCATCCAACACATGCTGCCCCACTCTGTGTCCTCCCTGCTGTGCATAGAGCTCTTTCAGTCTCTGTCCTGCACCCAGCACCTGGCCACAGTCATAGACAAG ATGATCCTGACACATCACTTCCCCTTTAAACTCAATGGTAAGGTGATGCAGGTGCTGATCAGCATCTTCCTGTACCACGATTTCTCAGTGAGAAACTTCATCAAGGGTGTTCAG CTGGCCCTGCTGGAGCACTTTCACTCCCAGCCTCTCAGTGTCCTGTGTTGTAAGAAGAAGCAGGCTCTGCTTAACGTGACGCAGCTCAGCCAAAGCGATCTGGAGAAGATCAGGCAGCTGCCGTCATTCaggag CTATGTAGAGACGCAAGAATCTGAAGAACAAGTTAATCTGTTGAAGAATGATACTCATTTAAAG gAGGTGTGTACAAAGCTGCTAAAGGACCTTCATAAATACCATAAGAACTATTATCCAGTCCTGAGGTGTCTCCACACGCTGACCTCATCATTACCTCGTTACCCTCTGGGAAAACAG ATCAGGGAGCTCCATTTAATATGTCTGGAGAAGAACGTGTGGGAGAATGAGGATTATCAGTCGGCCATGAAGCTTCTGAA GATGCTGGCTAAAGATGAGCTCATCACTTCGCTCCAGAGGTGCATAGAGATCCTGCAGCCTGTCAAGTCAAAAAGGATGAGGAACGCTTGTGTCCAGCTGGAGGACCTGCTCACCAAACTGAAGCAGTTGGACA CTGCCCCCATTGAAACGGTCCCCAGTGTTGAAGAAAGTATCACCTCTCCATTGAAAAACCTTCAAAAGAAAACCAATCTGTTTCAGCTGCAGAAG ACTCTGCTGGAGATGAACGAGTCTCGGAGAGCCAAGAAACTGAGTCCGTTTGAGATTCTACGAAATGAAGCCATCGAGTTCATCGACAGCTTAGTGAA GAGTCACCTGTCTCCCCCGGAGTGTCAGACTCTGAATGAAGTGTGCTACTACGGTTCCTCTGGCTCTGTGAGACGCCACCTCAACGCTACACCTCGCACCTCCATTCAGGCTGCACTTAGCAGTCCCTACTATTTTCTCCAG AATGTCAGCCTGAAGTCTGAGGATGGGACCGTGTCCAATGCTGCTCCTGACATTTGCATTGCGTACAAACTCCACCTGGAGTGCGGCAGGCTGATCAATCTCTATGACTGGCTAGAA GCCTACTCCATCGTGGTTTCTGCAGCTGAGGGTGTCGATCCAGAGTCTGACAGTTATGGGAAAGTGGACGAGGTCAAACA TGCCCGTTTCATCCGGGCTGTGTCAGAGCTCGAATTTCTGGGCTTCATCAAGTCCACTAAGCAGAAGACTGACCACGTGGCTCGACTCACCTGGGGAGGCTGCTGA